A region of Silurus meridionalis isolate SWU-2019-XX chromosome 15, ASM1480568v1, whole genome shotgun sequence DNA encodes the following proteins:
- the barhl1b gene encoding barH-like homeobox 1b: MEASTHGSGSGSGFGIDSLLSHRPGSPAVVVAKGNIGLEGECRSPPEFSAASDAESVCSSPPSPRREEREEDEEREAHEQRRGRALALPSHTHHGPVSAAPQPRTVTSSFLIRDILADCKPLAACAPYSSNGQPTHEASRLASKVAEEFIEKIHSSSSSDGEYNKVKEEGDREISSSRDSPQVRLKKPRKARTAFTDHQLAQLERSFERQKYLSVQDRMELAASLNLTDTQVKTWYQNRRTKWKRQTAVGLELLAEAGNYSALQRMFPSPYFYPQGLVSGLDPGAAALSYLCRGAGAPPPPTPAALQRPPLVPRILLHGLQGGHEPPPPLPPLPGVVLPRPTPPR, translated from the exons atGGAGGCGTCCACCCACGGCTCGGGCTCCGGCTCCGGCTTTGGCATCGACTCCCTTCTGTCCCACAGACCCGGAAGTCCGGCGGTGGTGGTCGCAAAGGGTAACATCGGCTTGGAGGGCGAATGCCGGTCTCCACCGGAGTTCAGCGCCGCGTCGGACGCGGAGAGCGTGTGCTCGAGCCCGCCGTCGCCGAGGCGAGAGGAGCGCGAGGAGGACGAGGAGCGCGAGGCGCACGAGCAGCGGCGGGGCCGCGCGCTCGCCCTGCCGTCGCACACGCACCACGGCCCGGTGTCCGCCGCGCCCCAGCCGCGCACAGTCACCTCGTCCTTCCTGATCAGAGACATCCTTGCCGACTGCAAGCCGCTGGCCGCGTGCGCGCCCTATTCCAGCAACGGGCAACCGACGCACGAGGCGAGCAGGTTAGCGTCTAAAGTGGCCGAGGAGTTCATCGAGAAGATCCATAGCAGCTCGTCCTCGGACGGAGAATATAACAAAG TGAAAGAAGAAGGAGACAGGGAGATATCCAGCAGCAGAGATAGCCCCCAGGTGCGACTGAAGAAGCCGAGGAAAGCGCGCACCGCCTTCACCGACCACCAGCTCGCGCAACTCGAGCGCAGCTTCGAACGCCAGAAATACTTGAGCGTGCAGGACCGCATGGAGCTCGCGGCCTCCCTCAACCTCACCGACACGCAGGTGAAGACCTGGTACCAGAACAGGAG GACGAAGTGGAAGCGGCAGACGGCTGTGGGACTCGAACTCTTAGCAGAAGCCGGGAACTACTCTGCGCTCCAGAGAATGTTTCCGTCACCGTATTTCTACCCGCAAGGTTTGGTCTCGGGTCTCGACCCCGGAGCGGCCGCGCTGTCCTACCTGTGCCGGGGCGCCGGAGCTCCTCCTCCCCCTACTCCTGCGGCGCTACAGCGGCCTCCGCTCGTACCGCGGATTCTCCTGCACGGGCTGCAGGGCGGACACGAGCCTCCTCCGCCTCTCCCCCCACTGCCGGGTGTGGTACTGCCCAGACCCACCCCACCACGATGA